The nucleotide window AGGGCTGCTATTCCTCCTCAAAAACCTGTGAGATTGCGATGTCAGATAATACCAAAAAGAATTACCAGTCTATACTGAACCTGGCGGATGAATGCCTTGTTTTATAATCTTAATGATTTGAAATCTGCAATTTAACTTGATATTGAAAAATCCTGAACCTAGATGAAATGGTTTATTAGTTTACGTCTAAATAATTATTAGATATAAATAAACACAAATTACTGATTTTATTAGAATTAAAATTATTAAGTAAAGTATTATTACGTATGTCAACACTAGATATTGGGCATCGTTTATTTTGCGAAGAAAATTCCTGAGCAGAACAAGGCCTGCCCGTTAAGCCTCCATTTCGACCTGGCGGCATATCTGGGACATAGGTATATCGTCCGCCCCCTTCAATTAAAGACAACTGATAAAGGAGCTGATAAATTATCAAAATAGTAGTGGCATACTTATACGGCCTGCACAATGCACTGCTATTTTAATAACAGAGCCGGTTAACCATGCCGTCGGCTCTTCTTCCCGATTTCTTCCTGTTTTATACTTTTATTTCGTAACCTGAAATGGATGGGCCATCTCAGTGAGGTGGGAATATTGCGGGTTAACCATATATTTCGAAAGACTATAACTGGCGAATAGTTTGGCGTCCGATCTGTTGTTCATAAGTTCAGTATTAAATCAACTATAATTTTAAATGAAAAAATCTATTGTTTGCCTCTTTACATTAGCTCAGCTTCTTTGCCTGAAGCCTGATGTTTTCTCACAAAATGCGGCAACGGCCGGTGTTAGTAGCCCGGCCGGAGGGCCTGAAGTTGGACAAATACCACCACATCCGCCCCGGCTGCCTGAAGGAGCTATTCCTGCATTTCCCGGGGCATGGGGCGCCGGGATGTTTACTACCGGCGGACGGGGCGGTAAAGTGATAGCCGTTACCAATTTAAATGACAGTGGTCCCGGAAGCCTTAGGGCGGCATTGGAAGCGCAAGGACCGCGCATTGTGGTGTTCCGCGTTGCGGGTACTTTGAAAGTAAACGGCGATCTCAATATCAATCATCCAGATATTACCATTGCGGGGCAGTCGGCGCCTGGCGATGGCATCTGCATTGCAGGCACGCTTAATATTAACACCCATAATGTTATTATACGGCATTTGCGGGTACGGCGGGGTGTACCAACCGGCGGACAGGGAGATGATAATATCGGTGGCAATCCGCATCACCATATTATTATAGATCATTGCTCCACCAGCTGGGGAATGGATGAAAACATTTCCCTTTACAGGCACATGAGACCCTCGCTTGACGGAAAAACTCAGATCAAGGATCCTGCTGAAAACATCACCATTCAATGGACGATTTCCAGCGAGGCGCTGGATGCCAGAGGACATGCTTTTGGCGGCACCTGGGGCGGTAATCCTTCCACCTTCCATCACAACCTGTTTGCCAGCAACACTGCGAGAAATCCGTCGATAGGCATGTCGGGCATGTTTGATTTCAGGTATAATGTTGTTTTTAACTGGCGGCATCGTTCTATAGATGGAGGAGATGAAACCTCTACCGTCAACCTGATCAATAATTATTTCAAACCGGGTCCCGCGACCAACGAGGGCATGCGTGCCGTCTTTGCCCGAATAGAAGAGCGTAGCATGTATTCTCCCGGCAGCGCCTGGGCAGAAGGTGGCTGGTATCCAAAAGCAACGAATCGCCCT belongs to Niabella yanshanensis and includes:
- a CDS encoding pectate lyase family protein — encoded protein: MKKSIVCLFTLAQLLCLKPDVFSQNAATAGVSSPAGGPEVGQIPPHPPRLPEGAIPAFPGAWGAGMFTTGGRGGKVIAVTNLNDSGPGSLRAALEAQGPRIVVFRVAGTLKVNGDLNINHPDITIAGQSAPGDGICIAGTLNINTHNVIIRHLRVRRGVPTGGQGDDNIGGNPHHHIIIDHCSTSWGMDENISLYRHMRPSLDGKTQIKDPAENITIQWTISSEALDARGHAFGGTWGGNPSTFHHNLFASNTARNPSIGMSGMFDFRYNVVFNWRHRSIDGGDETSTVNLINNYFKPGPATNEGMRAVFARIEERSMYSPGSAWAEGGWYPKATNRPGKWYVAGNIMHDNKEVTDNNWVGMRSKNPVKAGDNNQQNLARVNTPFEGWPVAPHQLAGDVFGSVLAKAGATLPKRDAVDTRVTEMVRTGKPTTATGIIKDVSEVGGYPNLSFDPAKVPVDTDGDGMPDEWETKNGLDPKNGKDGALDADGDGYTNVEEFLNGTNPQQKINYRNLGNNIDTIS